From Sporosarcina sp. Marseille-Q4943, the proteins below share one genomic window:
- a CDS encoding DUF1659 domain-containing protein has protein sequence MATIEFRSAVGKVYFDGGMTDDGKMIRKSKSYRNIAEGATADNLHNALTQLAQLSEYPFIGAERVETADIMN, from the coding sequence ATGGCGACAATCGAATTCAGAAGTGCAGTTGGAAAGGTGTACTTCGACGGCGGGATGACGGATGATGGGAAAATGATCCGAAAATCGAAATCCTACCGTAACATCGCAGAAGGGGCGACGGCTGACAACCTACACAACGCCCTTACACAATTGGCACAGCTCTCCGAATATCCATTTATCGGAGCAGAAAGGGTAGAAACAGCAGACATTATGAACTAA
- a CDS encoding DUF2922 domain-containing protein encodes MAKTLQLNFTTAAGKQTSLTVDEPRAGLTPAEVEAAMQEIINSQVFEVDGYFLATVKGARIIERTVDELVKA; translated from the coding sequence ATGGCGAAAACGTTACAATTGAACTTCACGACTGCTGCGGGAAAACAGACATCCCTTACAGTCGACGAGCCACGGGCTGGATTGACACCAGCCGAAGTGGAGGCAGCCATGCAGGAGATTATCAATTCACAGGTTTTTGAAGTGGATGGCTATTTTCTTGCAACCGTAAAAGGCGCCCGCATTATCGAACGCACCGTGGATGAACTTGTAAAAGCATAA
- a CDS encoding YvrJ family protein, which translates to MEQWLNFIQQIGFPIFVSFYLLHRLETKLEAIHNALVSLNVK; encoded by the coding sequence ATGGAACAATGGCTAAATTTCATACAACAAATCGGATTTCCGATTTTTGTGTCTTTTTATCTCTTGCACCGGCTTGAAACGAAACTCGAGGCAATACACAATGCGCTTGTTTCTTTGAATGTGAAGTAA
- a CDS encoding M20/M25/M40 family metallo-hydrolase — translation MKESLWATSENLRALLCELVSWDSRTLTEGERFFAPKVMAKLGELDYFREYPEQLSMHDAGLGRSAVTALYKHAEATETIVLISHFDTVQTEEYGVLEPLAFHPEELTKKLHDHKEDLSVEAREDLESGNYLFGRGTMDMKMGLALHMQLIEKASKEKWPINLVLTTVPDEEVNSAGMRTVVTELVRLREEYGLTYKLFLNGEPSFSQGPADNKEYIYSGTIGKIMPAALFYGKETHVGEPLRGMTANYIASFLTQKMEWNERFRETDRGESTPLPVSLQQKDLKMQYSTQTPYRAAALYNVFLFQRTAAELMDLFTEVANEAMAECNAHYKAVCEREQLKGVGDVKVLRYEELLSYALNKLGVEEVNRHKQEALQNEEWDDREKSLRIVDNLMIQCQELAPATVLLYAPPYYPAINSSDSPLVEQAIKLVQQTASTFDLTVNQIHYFNGICDLSYVNYSDEENGWTAFENNTPVYGETYSIPFEEMSELQAPVLNVGPFGKDAHQKTERLHVDSAFKEMPVILETLVKSMS, via the coding sequence ATGAAAGAATCTTTATGGGCGACATCTGAGAACCTACGTGCTTTGTTATGTGAACTCGTCAGTTGGGATAGTCGAACACTGACAGAAGGGGAGCGGTTTTTTGCACCGAAAGTTATGGCGAAGCTAGGCGAGCTCGACTACTTCCGGGAGTATCCTGAACAGTTATCTATGCATGACGCAGGATTGGGCCGGAGTGCTGTCACTGCATTGTACAAGCATGCCGAAGCGACGGAAACGATTGTGCTGATCAGCCATTTTGATACTGTTCAGACCGAGGAATATGGTGTGTTGGAGCCGCTTGCTTTTCATCCGGAAGAGTTGACGAAGAAGCTGCATGACCATAAAGAGGATTTATCTGTGGAAGCGAGAGAAGATCTTGAATCCGGTAATTACTTATTCGGCCGCGGTACGATGGATATGAAGATGGGTCTTGCTCTACACATGCAACTGATCGAGAAAGCGAGTAAAGAAAAATGGCCGATCAACCTCGTGTTGACGACTGTTCCCGACGAAGAGGTCAACTCTGCAGGAATGCGAACAGTCGTTACGGAGCTCGTCCGTCTTCGGGAAGAGTATGGCTTGACATACAAATTGTTTTTGAATGGCGAACCTTCTTTTTCTCAAGGTCCAGCAGACAATAAAGAATACATCTATTCGGGAACGATTGGGAAAATCATGCCGGCTGCATTGTTCTATGGTAAAGAGACGCATGTCGGAGAACCACTTCGAGGGATGACGGCGAACTATATCGCTTCGTTTTTGACACAGAAAATGGAATGGAATGAACGGTTTCGGGAAACGGATCGAGGGGAGAGCACGCCGCTACCGGTTTCATTGCAGCAAAAGGATCTGAAGATGCAATACTCGACCCAAACACCTTACCGTGCGGCTGCCCTTTACAATGTGTTCTTATTCCAGCGGACTGCTGCTGAATTGATGGATCTTTTCACGGAAGTTGCAAATGAAGCGATGGCGGAGTGCAACGCGCATTATAAGGCAGTTTGTGAACGGGAGCAGCTGAAGGGTGTAGGAGATGTGAAAGTGCTGCGGTATGAGGAACTGTTGTCATATGCCTTGAACAAACTAGGCGTGGAGGAAGTGAATCGGCACAAGCAAGAAGCGCTTCAGAACGAGGAATGGGATGATCGGGAAAAATCGCTACGTATTGTGGATAATCTGATGATCCAGTGTCAGGAACTTGCTCCGGCAACTGTTCTGCTCTATGCGCCTCCCTATTATCCGGCCATCAATTCGTCAGATTCTCCGCTCGTTGAACAGGCGATCAAATTAGTACAGCAAACTGCAAGTACGTTCGACTTGACGGTGAATCAAATTCATTATTTTAATGGAATCTGCGATTTAAGTTATGTGAACTATTCGGATGAGGAGAACGGTTGGACAGCTTTTGAAAATAATACGCCGGTTTATGGCGAAACATATAGCATCCCATTTGAGGAGATGTCCGAACTGCAGGCACCCGTCTTGAATGTCGGCCCGTTCGGAAAAGATGCGCACCAGAAAACGGAGCGGCTGCATGTGGATAGCGCATTCAAAGAGATGCCGGTCATTTTGGAAACATTGGTAAAAAGCATGTCCTGA
- a CDS encoding amino acid permease gives MNKVGEQAHKPQLNRSMKSRHLLMLSLGGVIGTGLFLNVGYTINQAGPGGALLGYLIGGLILYMVMTCLGELAVHMPVTGSFQAYATRYISPSAGFSLGWMYFVGSAATAGVEFTAAGILMKHWFPDISVWVWCAVFMALLFFLNALTTKGFAEAEFWFAGIKVLAVIAFIVIGALAIFGWIPLQDRVAPHFSNLAPSNMFPAGIVIVFVTMMNVIFSYQGSELVGIAAGETENPKKNIPKAIRTILFRIIVFYIASIVVLSAIFPTSELGLMESPFVTLMKLAGVPYAAGIMNFIILTAILSVGNSCLYASTRLLWAMANEGMAPKLFGRLTKNKVPLNALIFTMFFSLLSLLTSVMEADTVFVLLMSIAGIAVTISWMGIALSQLMFRHRYIKGGGKIEELEYRVRLYPWIPAFCIVFCLAVLGFLASDPTQRIGLLYGVGFFIACLLFYKFKLAKNPPERVEASELGPEIK, from the coding sequence ATGAATAAAGTAGGGGAACAAGCACATAAGCCGCAATTGAATCGTTCGATGAAAAGCCGTCACTTGCTAATGCTGTCTCTTGGGGGTGTGATTGGAACAGGATTGTTTTTGAATGTCGGCTATACGATCAATCAAGCTGGCCCTGGCGGAGCGCTTCTCGGGTACTTGATTGGTGGGTTGATATTATATATGGTGATGACTTGCTTGGGGGAACTCGCCGTCCATATGCCGGTGACTGGATCATTCCAAGCGTATGCTACGCGTTATATCAGTCCTTCAGCAGGGTTTTCACTCGGTTGGATGTACTTTGTCGGTTCGGCTGCTACGGCGGGGGTCGAGTTTACAGCTGCCGGAATTCTCATGAAACATTGGTTTCCTGATATATCGGTTTGGGTGTGGTGTGCCGTATTCATGGCGTTGTTGTTCTTTTTGAATGCGCTCACAACAAAAGGTTTTGCGGAAGCGGAGTTTTGGTTTGCGGGCATAAAAGTCCTTGCTGTCATCGCTTTTATCGTAATCGGAGCACTTGCGATATTCGGGTGGATACCGCTGCAAGATCGTGTGGCGCCGCATTTCTCTAATTTAGCGCCTAGCAACATGTTTCCTGCAGGGATTGTCATTGTATTCGTGACGATGATGAATGTCATTTTTTCTTACCAAGGTTCTGAACTCGTCGGAATCGCGGCTGGGGAGACGGAGAATCCGAAAAAGAACATTCCGAAAGCCATTCGGACGATATTGTTCCGAATCATCGTTTTTTATATTGCATCCATCGTCGTACTGTCTGCGATTTTCCCGACATCTGAGTTAGGGCTGATGGAAAGTCCATTTGTCACATTGATGAAATTGGCGGGTGTTCCTTATGCGGCAGGCATCATGAACTTCATTATCCTTACGGCAATTTTATCGGTAGGGAACTCTTGTTTATACGCATCCACACGTCTCCTTTGGGCGATGGCAAATGAAGGGATGGCACCTAAGCTGTTCGGTCGCTTGACGAAGAACAAGGTGCCGCTCAACGCATTGATCTTCACGATGTTCTTCTCGTTGCTATCGCTGTTAACAAGTGTGATGGAAGCCGATACAGTGTTTGTGCTGCTCATGTCGATTGCTGGAATCGCTGTCACGATTTCATGGATGGGTATTGCACTGTCCCAATTAATGTTCCGTCATCGGTACATTAAAGGTGGAGGGAAGATAGAAGAACTGGAGTATCGAGTCCGCTTGTATCCTTGGATTCCGGCTTTCTGTATCGTCTTCTGTTTAGCCGTACTAGGCTTCCTTGCGAGTGATCCTACACAACGGATCGGCTTACTATACGGTGTCGGTTTTTTCATCGCTTGTCTATTGTTCTATAAATTCAAATTGGCAAAGAATCCTCCTGAGCGTGTTGAAGCATCGGAGCTTGGGCCGGAAATAAAATAA
- a CDS encoding dimethylarginine dimethylaminohydrolase family protein — MFTNVIVKTPGNSYLKGLTTSDLGEPIYDVLLEQHKAYVEALKQCGVNVTHLPANEAFPDSTFVEDTAVLTSEFAVICNPGAASRNREIEDIEPAIRKFYDKVYTIEGSGTVDGGDVLQAENRFYIGISDRTNEEGARQLQDILVKEGYEAEIIPLKEFFHLKTGIAYVGENRMVLAGEFVDHPAFESYEKIIVSKEDEYSANCIQVNDYVIIPKGYEATKRQLNEAGLQTIELEMSEFQKHDGGLSCLSLRF; from the coding sequence ATGTTTACAAATGTCATCGTAAAAACACCAGGTAACAGCTATTTAAAAGGACTAACAACATCGGATTTAGGGGAGCCGATTTACGATGTTTTGCTCGAGCAGCATAAGGCTTATGTGGAAGCTTTGAAGCAATGTGGAGTGAACGTGACTCATTTGCCTGCGAATGAAGCGTTCCCTGATTCCACATTCGTTGAAGATACGGCAGTCCTTACTTCAGAATTTGCTGTTATCTGTAATCCTGGAGCTGCTTCCCGTAATCGTGAAATCGAAGACATAGAGCCTGCCATCCGGAAATTCTATGACAAAGTCTATACTATCGAAGGATCCGGAACGGTGGACGGCGGAGATGTGCTCCAAGCAGAAAATCGGTTTTATATCGGAATTTCTGACCGTACAAATGAAGAAGGTGCCCGCCAGCTACAAGACATCCTTGTAAAAGAAGGGTATGAAGCTGAAATCATTCCGTTAAAAGAATTCTTCCATTTAAAGACGGGCATCGCTTATGTGGGAGAAAATCGGATGGTACTTGCTGGTGAGTTCGTGGACCATCCTGCTTTTGAGTCATATGAAAAAATCATCGTCAGTAAAGAAGATGAGTATTCCGCGAACTGCATTCAAGTGAATGATTATGTCATCATTCCAAAAGGTTACGAAGCAACTAAACGTCAATTGAATGAAGCCGGCCTGCAAACGATTGAGCTTGAAATGTCCGAGTTTCAGAAACACGATGGTGGTCTAAGCTGTTTGTCTTTACGTTTCTAA
- a CDS encoding dimethylarginine dimethylaminohydrolase family protein: MYGPLKHVIVKHPNDAFRSQSHLAREWRTFNYLAEPNFEEAIKEYDRFIDILNKHVEQIDYLPQSDDVGLDSLYAHDPVKFTPEGAIILKSGKELRQPEAAVYKQFLKEKGIPIIGELTGDAVSDGGDIVWLDERTLVVGRGYRTNDEAIRQLKEMTAHMVDEFIVVQLPHDLGEAECLHLMSFISMVDQDLAVVHSRLMPVFFRQLLINRGIQLIEVPNEEYDKLGCNVLALAPRVCVLPIGNDYTKEQLENAGATVYGYKGDEISVLGTGGPTCLTCPVVRT, from the coding sequence ATGTATGGACCTTTGAAACACGTGATTGTGAAGCATCCGAACGATGCATTCCGCAGTCAGTCGCATTTGGCGCGTGAATGGCGTACCTTCAACTATTTAGCCGAACCAAATTTTGAAGAAGCAATCAAAGAGTATGACAGATTCATTGACATTCTGAACAAGCATGTTGAACAAATTGATTATTTACCGCAGTCGGATGATGTCGGTTTGGATTCTTTATATGCCCATGACCCGGTGAAGTTCACACCTGAAGGGGCCATAATTTTAAAATCAGGAAAAGAGCTACGGCAACCGGAAGCTGCTGTCTATAAGCAGTTTTTGAAAGAGAAAGGTATTCCAATCATCGGTGAGTTAACAGGCGATGCTGTTTCGGATGGCGGTGATATCGTCTGGCTGGATGAACGGACACTTGTGGTAGGAAGAGGGTACCGGACAAATGATGAAGCCATCCGCCAATTAAAAGAAATGACTGCTCATATGGTGGACGAGTTCATCGTTGTACAATTGCCGCATGATTTAGGTGAAGCGGAGTGTCTGCATTTAATGTCTTTTATAAGTATGGTGGATCAAGACTTGGCAGTTGTTCACTCTAGATTGATGCCTGTGTTTTTCCGTCAGTTGTTGATCAATAGAGGTATTCAGCTCATCGAGGTTCCGAATGAGGAATACGACAAGCTAGGCTGCAATGTGTTGGCATTGGCACCGCGCGTATGTGTGCTCCCTATTGGAAACGATTACACGAAGGAGCAATTAGAGAATGCCGGTGCAACGGTTTATGGGTATAAGGGCGATGAAATTAGCGTCTTAGGCACGGGGGGACCGACGTGTCTCACCTGTCCAGTTGTCAGAACCTAA
- a CDS encoding IclR family transcriptional regulator, translating into MQTIDRTMLIANLLATQTVDTGLSISELSEKLHLPLSTLHRILKAMIKQRMVEQDPKTKLYRLGTIWLEYGLQVYDSMDYVNTIRVELDQLSREVEESVYLSKPAELDAIIIERIDNEKNQIRIYDQLGIRIPLHIGAANKVMLAAFPKEKTRAILKRLVQEQEIPDFEMKLEEIRKQGYAESHGERTEGTSSIAVSIVNGFGEVVGAVSIGYASFHMTEERLASMRARLLETGTRISKKLGHRSGY; encoded by the coding sequence GTGCAAACCATTGATCGCACGATGCTCATTGCAAATTTATTAGCTACTCAAACTGTTGATACAGGGTTATCAATTTCGGAGCTTTCTGAAAAACTGCATCTTCCACTCAGCACTCTACATCGGATACTAAAAGCAATGATTAAACAAAGAATGGTGGAGCAAGATCCTAAAACGAAGCTATATCGGCTCGGCACCATTTGGCTGGAGTACGGCCTGCAAGTATATGACTCGATGGATTATGTCAATACAATCCGAGTGGAGCTTGACCAGCTTTCAAGGGAAGTGGAAGAAAGCGTCTATTTAAGCAAACCAGCAGAACTGGACGCGATCATTATCGAAAGAATTGATAATGAAAAAAACCAGATTCGCATTTACGATCAACTCGGGATTCGGATTCCTTTACACATTGGCGCAGCGAACAAAGTAATGCTAGCCGCCTTCCCGAAAGAAAAAACGCGAGCTATTTTGAAAAGGCTCGTTCAGGAACAAGAAATCCCCGACTTTGAAATGAAATTAGAAGAAATAAGAAAACAAGGATACGCAGAAAGTCACGGGGAACGGACGGAAGGCACCTCCTCCATAGCCGTCTCGATTGTTAACGGATTTGGGGAAGTCGTCGGCGCGGTCAGCATCGGCTACGCCAGCTTCCACATGACTGAAGAACGCCTCGCCTCAATGCGGGCGCGATTACTCGAAACAGGGACGCGCATCTCAAAAAAACTGGGACATCGTTCGGGTTATTAA